One Cicer arietinum cultivar CDC Frontier isolate Library 1 chromosome 8, Cicar.CDCFrontier_v2.0, whole genome shotgun sequence DNA segment encodes these proteins:
- the LOC101494024 gene encoding protein HAPLESS 2 isoform X2, with protein sequence MTIPFQSHSTLIIFFLVYSFLTFHVAGIQIISKSKLEKCEKNSNSDDLNCTTKIVVSMAVPSGSSGGEASIVAELVEVEENSTTKMQTLRIPPVITVNKTAAYAVYELTYIRDVPYKPEEYYVQTRKCEPDAGANVVKICERLRDEDGHIIENTQPICCPCGPQRRMPSSCGNFFDKLTKGKANTAHCVRFPGDWFHVFGIGQRTLGFSVRIQVKSGTKVSEVVVGPENRAVTSDDKFLKVNLIGDFVGYTNIPNFEDFYLVVPRQGGLGQPHDLGRNISMWMLLERVRFTLDGIECNKIGISYEAFSGQPNFCSSPFWSCLHNQLWNFWEADLNRISRNQVPLYGLEGRFERINEHPNAGSFSFSIGITEVLNTNIVIELSANDVDYVYQRSPGKIISVSVPTFEALTQFGVATITTKNTGEVEASYSLTEQYLIMKPNEITTRSFKIYPNTDQASKYSCAAILKDSDYSEVDRAECQFTTTGTVLDNGTQGMPFQPPETGINGFFDSIESMWNKLWTGFIEFITGKSCRQKCSRFFDFTCHIQYVCLSWIMLFGLFLAIFPTVFVLLWLLHMKGLFDPLYDWWDDTFGADEQFIMNKHKFKIDKGHHHNRDNKHYKQGLGHPDLRAPSRRKTSYEHNHKHKHSERNSDYFDHLHHVQKDMHKHRHKKHMDILQHIDDKNPAHHKHIKEQYPSTGLIKEPKHDKVRQANYDKHKQVLVYDPGA encoded by the exons ATGACAATACCGTTCCAGTCCCATAGCACCCTAATCATCTTCTTCTTAGTTTATTCCTTTCTTACATTTCATGTCGCCGGAATTCAAATCATTTCCAAATCAAAGCTCGAGAAATGCGAGAAGAATTCGAACTCCGACGATCTCAACTGCACTACCAAAATCGTAGTCAGCATGGCTGTTCCCAGTGGCTCG AGTGGAGGAGAGGCGTCGATTGTTGCAGAATTGGTGGAGGTGGAAGAAAATTCAACCACAAAAATGCAGACATTGCGGATTCCACCGGTTATAACGGTCAACAAAACTGCTGCTTACGCAGTGTATGAATTGACTTACATTAGA GATGTTCCTTATAAGCCAGAAGAGTATTATGTTCAGACGCGAAAATGTGAGCCAGATGCTGGTGCAAATGTTGTGAAGATATGCGAGAG ACTGCGAGATGAAGATGGTCATATCATCGAGAATACTCAG CCAATATGTTGCCCATGTGGACCCCAGCGGCGGATGCCTTCATCATGTGGAAACTTCT TTGACAAATTGACAAAAGGAAAGGCTAACACTGCACACTGTGTGCGCTTTCCAGGTGATTG GTTTCATGTTTTTGGCATTGGGCAGCGAACACTGGGATTTAGTGTTCGGATACAGGTGAAGAGTGGAACTAAAGTTTCG GAAGTGGTTGTGGGTCCTGAAAACAGAGCAGTGACATCTGATGATAAATTTTTGAAGGTTAATCTTATAGGAGATTTTGTTGGTTATACAAATATACCAAATTTTGAGGATTTCTATCTTGTTGTTCCAAGGCAG GGTGGCCTTGGTCAACCACATGACTTAGGGAGAAACATTTCTATGTGGATGCTGCTTGAGAGGGTCAGATTTACTTTAGATGGTATTGAATGTAACAAAATTGGTATCAGTTATGAAGCTTTTAGTGGACAACCAAACTTTTGCTCTTCACCCTTTTGGAGTTGTTTGCATAATCAATTGTGGAATTTTTGGGAG GCTGACCTGAATCGAATAAGTAGGAATCAGGTGCCACTCTATGGTTTGGAAGGAAGGTTTGAAAGGATAAATGAGCATCCA AATGCTGGGAGTTTCTCTTTTTCCATTGGAATAACGGAGGTTCTTAATACAAATATTGTGATAGAGTTAAGTGCCAATGATGTAGACTATGTTTATCAAAG GAGCCCAGGAAAGATCATAAGTGTAAGCGTCCCTACATTTGAAGCCCTTACTCAATTTGGAGTTGCTACAATCACAACTAAGAATACTGGTGAAGTGGAAGCATCATATAGTTTGACG GAGCAATATTTAATCATGAAGCCAAATGAGATTACAACCCGATCATTCAAAATCTACCCAAACACTGATCAAGCTTCCAAATATTCCTGTGCAG CCATATTGAAGGACTCTGATTATAGTGAAGTTGATAGAGCTGAGTGTCAATTTACTACTACTGGAACTGTTCTTGACAATGGAACACAG GGTATGCCTTTTCAACCACCAGAGACCGGTATAAATGGTTTCTTTGATTCTATTGAAAGCATGTGGAATAAACTATGGACTGGCTTTATAGAATTTATTACCGGAAAATCTTGCAG ACAGAAATGCTCTCGATTTTTTGACTTCACGTGTCACATACAATACGTATGCTTGAGCTGGATAATGCTGTTTGGTCTGTTTTTGGCAATTTTTCCGACAG TGTTTGTGCTATTATGGCTTTTGCACATGAAAGGTCTATTTGATCCTCTTTATGACTGGTGGGACGATACTTTTGGCGCTGATGAGCAGTTCATCATGAACaaacataaattcaaaattgacAAGGGACACCACCATAATCGTGACAACAAGCATTATAAACAAGGACTCGGGCACCCTGACCTTCGTGCTCCAAGTAGGCGAAAGACCAGTTATGAGCACAATCACAAGCACAAACATTCTGAAAGGAATTCTGATTACTTTGATCATTTACACCATGTTCAGAAAGATATGCACAAGCATAGACATAAAAAACATATGGATATTTTGCAGCATATTGATGATAAAAATCCTGCACATCACAAACACATAAAGGAACAATACCCTTCAACGGGACTGATCAAAGAGCCAAAGCATGATAAAGTAAGGCAAGCAAATTATGACAAACACAAACAAGTTTTGGTATATGATCCTGGTGCTTAG
- the LOC101494024 gene encoding protein HAPLESS 2 isoform X1, which yields MTIPFQSHSTLIIFFLVYSFLTFHVAGIQIISKSKLEKCEKNSNSDDLNCTTKIVVSMAVPSGSSGGEASIVAELVEVEENSTTKMQTLRIPPVITVNKTAAYAVYELTYIRDVPYKPEEYYVQTRKCEPDAGANVVKICERLRDEDGHIIENTQPICCPCGPQRRMPSSCGNFFDKLTKGKANTAHCVRFPGDWFHVFGIGQRTLGFSVRIQVKSGTKVSEVVVGPENRAVTSDDKFLKVNLIGDFVGYTNIPNFEDFYLVVPRQGGLGQPHDLGRNISMWMLLERVRFTLDGIECNKIGISYEAFSGQPNFCSSPFWSCLHNQLWNFWEADLNRISRNQVPLYGLEGRFERINEHPNAGSFSFSIGITEVLNTNIVIELSANDVDYVYQRSPGKIISVSVPTFEALTQFGVATITTKNTGEVEASYSLTFNCSKDITLMEEQYLIMKPNEITTRSFKIYPNTDQASKYSCAAILKDSDYSEVDRAECQFTTTGTVLDNGTQGMPFQPPETGINGFFDSIESMWNKLWTGFIEFITGKSCRQKCSRFFDFTCHIQYVCLSWIMLFGLFLAIFPTVFVLLWLLHMKGLFDPLYDWWDDTFGADEQFIMNKHKFKIDKGHHHNRDNKHYKQGLGHPDLRAPSRRKTSYEHNHKHKHSERNSDYFDHLHHVQKDMHKHRHKKHMDILQHIDDKNPAHHKHIKEQYPSTGLIKEPKHDKVRQANYDKHKQVLVYDPGA from the exons ATGACAATACCGTTCCAGTCCCATAGCACCCTAATCATCTTCTTCTTAGTTTATTCCTTTCTTACATTTCATGTCGCCGGAATTCAAATCATTTCCAAATCAAAGCTCGAGAAATGCGAGAAGAATTCGAACTCCGACGATCTCAACTGCACTACCAAAATCGTAGTCAGCATGGCTGTTCCCAGTGGCTCG AGTGGAGGAGAGGCGTCGATTGTTGCAGAATTGGTGGAGGTGGAAGAAAATTCAACCACAAAAATGCAGACATTGCGGATTCCACCGGTTATAACGGTCAACAAAACTGCTGCTTACGCAGTGTATGAATTGACTTACATTAGA GATGTTCCTTATAAGCCAGAAGAGTATTATGTTCAGACGCGAAAATGTGAGCCAGATGCTGGTGCAAATGTTGTGAAGATATGCGAGAG ACTGCGAGATGAAGATGGTCATATCATCGAGAATACTCAG CCAATATGTTGCCCATGTGGACCCCAGCGGCGGATGCCTTCATCATGTGGAAACTTCT TTGACAAATTGACAAAAGGAAAGGCTAACACTGCACACTGTGTGCGCTTTCCAGGTGATTG GTTTCATGTTTTTGGCATTGGGCAGCGAACACTGGGATTTAGTGTTCGGATACAGGTGAAGAGTGGAACTAAAGTTTCG GAAGTGGTTGTGGGTCCTGAAAACAGAGCAGTGACATCTGATGATAAATTTTTGAAGGTTAATCTTATAGGAGATTTTGTTGGTTATACAAATATACCAAATTTTGAGGATTTCTATCTTGTTGTTCCAAGGCAG GGTGGCCTTGGTCAACCACATGACTTAGGGAGAAACATTTCTATGTGGATGCTGCTTGAGAGGGTCAGATTTACTTTAGATGGTATTGAATGTAACAAAATTGGTATCAGTTATGAAGCTTTTAGTGGACAACCAAACTTTTGCTCTTCACCCTTTTGGAGTTGTTTGCATAATCAATTGTGGAATTTTTGGGAG GCTGACCTGAATCGAATAAGTAGGAATCAGGTGCCACTCTATGGTTTGGAAGGAAGGTTTGAAAGGATAAATGAGCATCCA AATGCTGGGAGTTTCTCTTTTTCCATTGGAATAACGGAGGTTCTTAATACAAATATTGTGATAGAGTTAAGTGCCAATGATGTAGACTATGTTTATCAAAG GAGCCCAGGAAAGATCATAAGTGTAAGCGTCCCTACATTTGAAGCCCTTACTCAATTTGGAGTTGCTACAATCACAACTAAGAATACTGGTGAAGTGGAAGCATCATATAGTTTGACG TTTAATTGCTCCAAAGATATCACCCTGATGGAG GAGCAATATTTAATCATGAAGCCAAATGAGATTACAACCCGATCATTCAAAATCTACCCAAACACTGATCAAGCTTCCAAATATTCCTGTGCAG CCATATTGAAGGACTCTGATTATAGTGAAGTTGATAGAGCTGAGTGTCAATTTACTACTACTGGAACTGTTCTTGACAATGGAACACAG GGTATGCCTTTTCAACCACCAGAGACCGGTATAAATGGTTTCTTTGATTCTATTGAAAGCATGTGGAATAAACTATGGACTGGCTTTATAGAATTTATTACCGGAAAATCTTGCAG ACAGAAATGCTCTCGATTTTTTGACTTCACGTGTCACATACAATACGTATGCTTGAGCTGGATAATGCTGTTTGGTCTGTTTTTGGCAATTTTTCCGACAG TGTTTGTGCTATTATGGCTTTTGCACATGAAAGGTCTATTTGATCCTCTTTATGACTGGTGGGACGATACTTTTGGCGCTGATGAGCAGTTCATCATGAACaaacataaattcaaaattgacAAGGGACACCACCATAATCGTGACAACAAGCATTATAAACAAGGACTCGGGCACCCTGACCTTCGTGCTCCAAGTAGGCGAAAGACCAGTTATGAGCACAATCACAAGCACAAACATTCTGAAAGGAATTCTGATTACTTTGATCATTTACACCATGTTCAGAAAGATATGCACAAGCATAGACATAAAAAACATATGGATATTTTGCAGCATATTGATGATAAAAATCCTGCACATCACAAACACATAAAGGAACAATACCCTTCAACGGGACTGATCAAAGAGCCAAAGCATGATAAAGTAAGGCAAGCAAATTATGACAAACACAAACAAGTTTTGGTATATGATCCTGGTGCTTAG